taataattattagtataagataataattttctgTTCGAAGTTGGACTAATGTACAAAACTAGcaagttgcaaaaaaaaaatgtaaaatcaatGGGTGGATATCTATAACTGGCTCATACACTTACAGAGAGAGACGGTTCAACcctagaaagagagagagacagccACGAGACTTGGAGATGAGAGAGAAACAGTTACAACTTGCCTATTTcctaattcgtttatgtttatgatttgtaatatttcctattattgtattttcatttattCTCTTGTAATCCCTATATAAAAgaaacacttattcattaataatatactgtttataaatcattatgtgAATGGCCCATAACCATGACCAAGACAAGGCCCAGCCGTGTCCAAGAGAAGAGAGAATCGGTGgctgaggagagagagtcggcctatCCTTTGGCCGACCTTACATCtaggatgttttcatttttctattttagatcttttcttatttcctgttatattaggttttggataatttctttttttctatacCTTGTAATCTTTATATAAGGAATCTctattattcattaataatacacagatCAAATTCCCCATTCCtttacaacatatacaaaatttaCGATTCTAAATCATTAAGGTTACAACTCAAAACTAGCAAAAACCGAACAGTCGCTTCCTCAGATTGTCCTCCGTCCCGCggtaaaaaacaaaatcaaaagttaCTGCATGCCTACACGTGAAACTCACGTGCCCGTCGAGAAACAGAGTAGATAAGCCCTAAAGAAGATCCCATATCCGCCTCGAGCAGCTGCTGCGAGAGTGCCAGATTCGCTGATACAGgtaccttctctctctctctctctctctctctctctctctctctccttatcAAATCAACCTTAAAGTTTGGATCTTTGCGTGAATCTCAATCTGGGTTTCCTAAAGTTTCGATCTTTCTGTTGAAGGCaaccaaccaaacaaaaaaaaaaatggcagaACAAGAATCAGACAAGAACATCGAGATTTGGAAAATCAAGAAACTAATCAAAGGCCTCGAAAGCGCGAGAGGCAACGGCACAAGCATGATCTCTCTCATAATGCCTCCCCGTGACCAAGTCGCCCGCGTCACCAAGATGCTCGCCGACGAGTACGGAACCGCCTCGAACATCAAGAGCCGCGTCAACCGCCAGTCCGTCCTCTCCGCCATCACCTCAGCTCAGCAAAGGCTCAAGCTTTACAACAAAGTCCCCACCAACGGCCTCGTCCTCTACACCGGCACCATCGTCACAGACGACGGCAAGGAGAAGAAAGTCACCATCGACTTCGAGCCTTTCAAGCCCATCAACGCTTCCCTCTACCTCTGCGACAACAAGTTCCACACCGAGCCTTTGAACGAGCTTCTCGAGAGCGATGACAAGTTTGGGTTCATTGTCATGGACGGGAACGGGACTTTGTTTGGGACTTTGAGCGGGAACACGAGAGAGGTCCTTCATAAGTTCACTGTTGACCTCCCCAAGAAGCATGGGAGGGGAGGACAGTCCGCGCTTCGGTTCGCCAGGCTTAGGATGGAGAAGAGGCATAACTACGTGAGGAAGACTGCTGAGCTTGCTACTCAGTTCTACATCAACCCCGCTACTAGCCAGCCTAATGTCTCTGGGTTGATCCTTGCCGGTTCCGCGGATTTCAAGACCGAGTTGAGCCAGTCTGAGCTCTTTGATCCTCGTCTGCAAGCTAAGATACTAAATGTGGTTGATGTCTCCTACGGAGGAGAGAACGGTTTCAACCAAGCCATCGAGCTCTCTGCTGAGATTCTATCCAACGTGAAGTTCATTCAGGAGAAGAAGCTGATTGGGAAGTAC
The nucleotide sequence above comes from Brassica napus cultivar Da-Ae chromosome A9, Da-Ae, whole genome shotgun sequence. Encoded proteins:
- the LOC125575160 gene encoding eukaryotic peptide chain release factor subunit 1-3; amino-acid sequence: MAEQESDKNIEIWKIKKLIKGLESARGNGTSMISLIMPPRDQVARVTKMLADEYGTASNIKSRVNRQSVLSAITSAQQRLKLYNKVPTNGLVLYTGTIVTDDGKEKKVTIDFEPFKPINASLYLCDNKFHTEPLNELLESDDKFGFIVMDGNGTLFGTLSGNTREVLHKFTVDLPKKHGRGGQSALRFARLRMEKRHNYVRKTAELATQFYINPATSQPNVSGLILAGSADFKTELSQSELFDPRLQAKILNVVDVSYGGENGFNQAIELSAEILSNVKFIQEKKLIGKYFEEISQDTGKYVFGVDDTLKALDMGAVETLIVWENLDINRYELKNGATGETVIKHLGKEQENDQSNFHDAESNAELEIVEKMPLLEWFANEYKRFGCTLEFVTNKSQEGSQFCRGFGGIGGLLRYQLDMRTFDELSDGEVYEDSD